One Rhodopirellula bahusiensis genomic region harbors:
- a CDS encoding outer membrane protein assembly factor BamB family protein, giving the protein MFYCRQDTFQRFQDNSSARKVPTMLRFGCCFALLLGGFVLPSVTAEDLSSQIWPTSRGDFAATGARSKGVADELVLQWETKTAEAIEAAPVSDGKHVFVVDVMGGMEALELSTGESLWRHELDTGFVASPSLFVPQNISQAIGAVNVLDAGDLPEGTTPMTTEQIDAWSATQATVLVSGDVEGNVVAWDPASGEQLWKGLTDGEISASPSFYVLRRLGASGEIELQPRALVTSQDGSLYCFAMKSGELVWKYETGDQIRCGASVGDGKTYLGGCDGGLHVVDLTTGKASRDAIPLGGPTGSTPAIRDGKLFVPIMDGVLYAFAPQGDSEEDGMPTWEYSDPDRAQEYRGSVAVNDDVVIVTSRNKTVDAIERSTGRLRWRVTLKRRADASPVIAGDDVWVASTDGRLLRLSIENGDEKWNFEIRGAFIGEPAIVGERLVIADDEGVVRSFGPK; this is encoded by the coding sequence ATGTTTTACTGCCGCCAAGACACGTTTCAACGCTTCCAAGACAACTCGTCGGCCAGAAAGGTTCCCACCATGCTTCGCTTCGGTTGCTGCTTTGCCTTGCTGCTGGGTGGATTCGTTTTGCCATCGGTGACGGCAGAGGATCTCAGCTCACAGATTTGGCCCACGTCCAGAGGCGATTTTGCCGCAACAGGTGCTCGCTCGAAGGGAGTTGCCGACGAGTTGGTTCTGCAATGGGAAACGAAAACCGCCGAGGCAATCGAGGCGGCTCCAGTCAGCGACGGCAAGCATGTTTTCGTCGTCGATGTAATGGGCGGAATGGAAGCTCTCGAGCTGTCGACGGGAGAATCGCTCTGGCGTCACGAACTGGATACTGGCTTCGTCGCTTCGCCTTCGTTGTTCGTTCCGCAAAACATCAGCCAGGCAATTGGTGCGGTGAATGTTTTGGATGCCGGTGATCTGCCCGAAGGGACCACTCCGATGACGACGGAACAGATCGATGCATGGTCGGCGACTCAAGCCACCGTGTTGGTGTCGGGAGACGTCGAAGGGAATGTCGTCGCCTGGGATCCAGCCTCGGGGGAGCAGCTTTGGAAAGGTTTGACGGATGGTGAGATCAGTGCTTCGCCATCGTTTTATGTGCTGCGTCGTCTTGGAGCATCCGGTGAAATCGAGCTGCAACCAAGAGCTTTGGTGACTAGTCAGGACGGCAGCCTGTATTGCTTCGCGATGAAGTCTGGAGAGCTGGTTTGGAAATACGAAACCGGCGATCAGATTCGGTGTGGAGCTTCTGTCGGCGATGGGAAGACTTATTTAGGAGGGTGCGACGGTGGCCTTCACGTGGTGGATTTGACCACTGGGAAGGCTTCGCGGGATGCAATTCCACTTGGCGGACCAACTGGAAGCACGCCAGCGATCCGCGACGGCAAATTGTTTGTGCCGATCATGGATGGAGTTTTGTACGCGTTCGCTCCGCAGGGCGATTCCGAAGAGGACGGCATGCCGACGTGGGAGTACAGCGATCCGGATCGAGCCCAAGAATATCGCGGCAGTGTTGCGGTGAATGATGATGTGGTGATCGTCACGAGCCGAAACAAGACGGTGGATGCGATCGAGCGATCAACGGGCAGACTGCGCTGGAGGGTGACACTGAAACGACGTGCTGATGCCTCGCCCGTTATCGCCGGTGACGATGTCTGGGTCGCTTCCACTGACGGACGACTCTTGCGTTTGTCGATTGAGAATGGGGATGAAAAATGGAATTTCGAGATTCGGGGGGCCTTCATCGGCGAACCTGCCATCGTAGGGGAACGCTTGGTCATCGCGGATGACGAAGGCGTGGTTCGAAGTTTTGGGCCGAAGTAA
- the folP gene encoding dihydropteroate synthase produces MMQRAVWRTSRRDLEIGRRPLVMGILNVTPDSFSDGGRFVSPGQQLTTSETLDLAVETASKMQADGADLIDIGGESTRPYSDPVDAEIETERVVPVIERLANHLAIPISIDTSKASVANAAIQAGAEIVNDVSGLEGDPEMPAVVVKTRVGVCVMHMKGTPQTMQDDPSYRDVVDEIERYLLARRQACLDQGIEPERICLDPGIGFGKTHDHNLTLLRATHRFASIGSPILIGHSRKGFIRKVLDRNERGLNDEYNPMAGTLAVSMAVAAAGAHVIRVHDVAETVQGLDLFEASGGLAVSTDNRAF; encoded by the coding sequence ATGATGCAGCGTGCTGTTTGGCGGACTTCTCGGCGCGATTTAGAAATCGGCCGGCGTCCGCTGGTGATGGGGATTCTGAATGTCACCCCAGATAGCTTCTCGGATGGCGGTCGATTTGTTTCTCCCGGTCAGCAGCTGACCACCTCGGAAACATTGGACCTAGCGGTCGAGACCGCGTCGAAGATGCAGGCTGATGGAGCCGACTTGATCGACATCGGCGGCGAAAGCACGCGGCCGTATAGCGATCCGGTGGATGCGGAAATTGAGACGGAACGAGTGGTTCCGGTGATCGAGCGGTTGGCGAATCACTTGGCCATTCCAATCAGCATCGACACCAGCAAAGCGTCCGTCGCCAATGCGGCCATTCAGGCGGGCGCGGAAATCGTCAACGATGTGAGTGGTCTGGAAGGCGATCCGGAAATGCCAGCGGTCGTCGTCAAGACACGTGTTGGCGTCTGTGTGATGCACATGAAGGGCACTCCGCAGACGATGCAGGACGATCCCAGCTACCGCGACGTTGTTGATGAAATCGAGCGGTACTTGCTGGCTCGACGGCAGGCTTGTTTGGACCAGGGAATCGAGCCCGAGCGAATCTGCCTCGATCCCGGCATCGGTTTCGGGAAAACACACGACCACAATTTGACCTTGCTGCGAGCGACCCATCGTTTTGCTTCCATCGGCTCACCCATTTTGATCGGTCATTCCCGAAAAGGTTTTATTCGCAAAGTCTTGGATCGAAATGAACGTGGTTTAAATGACGAGTACAACCCGATGGCTGGCACGTTGGCTGTTTCAATGGCGGTAGCAGCGGCGGGGGCTCACGTCATTCGCGTGCACGATGTCGCAGAAACCGTGCAGGGGTTGGATTTGTTTGAAGCATCAGGTGGCCTAGCTGTCTCAACCGATAATCGTGCTTTCTAG
- a CDS encoding RecQ family ATP-dependent DNA helicase → MGESANANLKLGKRSLDQAQKILQDVFGHRSFRPSQSAVIQHVLAGEHAMVIMPTGRGKSMCFQIPALLGTGTDLTLVLSPLIALMQDQVDGLVAKGVDATLINSSLDRSEREKRQKNLRDNQYRLLYVTPERFRKPEFLDAISGRNIQLLAIDEAHCVSQWGHDFRPDYSRIADIRKQLGSPTTIALTATATAECRADIVDQIGLAEGEMRLFHEGIDRPNLRIDVESVMGENEKFETILEALSAPPFSPTDDTPVGGAIIYFSLIKTLARFSDLLLARSIDHVCYHGDQSRRDRRRIQNEFMSGERDLVLATPAFGMGVDKEDIRLVIHAETPGSIESYYQEIGRAGRDDKPSRCLWLYDQDDLMTQMQFIEWANPDADFYDRLMFALEHHADRCTAYGLDWLRKELQRVSPHDHRVDTAIAMLDRHGVVAGPREPECFQLIGVLPEKFRDNDWLAEKRQRDQKRLYAMVQFAATPAEERQAFLNRYFLESTIIG, encoded by the coding sequence ATGGGTGAGTCAGCCAACGCGAATTTGAAGTTGGGTAAGCGTTCGCTGGACCAAGCCCAGAAGATCCTGCAGGACGTATTTGGGCATCGCTCATTTCGCCCCAGCCAATCTGCCGTCATTCAGCACGTTCTCGCCGGTGAGCACGCCATGGTGATCATGCCAACAGGGCGTGGCAAGTCGATGTGCTTCCAAATTCCCGCGTTGCTGGGGACCGGCACCGATCTGACGTTGGTACTTTCTCCGCTGATTGCTTTGATGCAGGACCAGGTCGATGGGCTGGTAGCAAAAGGCGTCGACGCGACGCTCATCAATTCCTCTTTGGATCGAAGTGAACGCGAAAAGAGGCAGAAGAACTTACGCGACAACCAATATCGTTTGCTATACGTGACGCCTGAACGATTTCGCAAACCTGAATTCCTAGACGCAATTTCGGGCCGAAACATTCAGCTGCTCGCAATCGATGAGGCACACTGCGTCAGCCAGTGGGGCCACGACTTCCGACCAGATTACAGCAGAATCGCCGACATCCGGAAACAACTGGGCTCTCCCACCACGATTGCCCTGACCGCGACGGCAACCGCGGAATGCCGGGCGGACATCGTGGATCAAATTGGCCTGGCCGAAGGCGAGATGAGACTGTTCCATGAAGGGATTGATCGTCCCAATTTGCGGATCGACGTCGAGTCCGTGATGGGCGAGAACGAAAAATTCGAAACGATTCTCGAAGCACTTTCGGCCCCACCATTTTCTCCAACCGACGATACGCCCGTTGGCGGCGCAATCATCTACTTCTCGCTGATCAAAACACTGGCCCGTTTCAGCGACCTGTTGTTGGCACGGTCTATCGATCACGTCTGCTACCACGGTGATCAATCACGAAGGGACCGCCGTCGGATACAAAACGAATTCATGTCCGGCGAACGAGACCTCGTTTTGGCCACTCCCGCATTTGGAATGGGAGTCGATAAAGAAGATATTCGGCTGGTCATCCACGCTGAAACCCCTGGATCGATCGAATCCTATTATCAGGAGATTGGTCGAGCGGGCCGTGACGACAAACCAAGCCGCTGCCTTTGGCTCTACGATCAAGACGACTTGATGACGCAGATGCAATTCATCGAGTGGGCCAACCCCGATGCGGATTTCTACGACCGTCTCATGTTCGCTCTGGAACATCATGCGGATCGATGCACCGCCTACGGCTTGGACTGGCTTCGCAAGGAATTGCAACGGGTCAGTCCACATGACCACCGGGTCGACACAGCCATTGCGATGCTCGATCGACATGGTGTTGTCGCAGGCCCAAGAGAACCGGAATGCTTTCAGCTGATTGGCGTTTTGCCAGAGAAGTTCCGTGACAACGATTGGCTGGCGGAGAAACGACAGCGAGATCAAAAACGTCTGTATGCGATGGTGCAGTTTGCAGCGACACCAGCAGAGGAACGCCAAGCGTTCCTCAATCGGTACTTTCTAGAAAGCACGATTATCGGTTGA
- a CDS encoding coproporphyrinogen-III oxidase family protein, which translates to MTTASTQDESREKQPEGSKTEVGSYFISNYPPYSQWKADSLDEVKQRMASAPTSENPLGLYLHIPFCRKRCKFCYFKVFTDVKAQEVQRYVDALCNEISMVSQLPVMGDRPFRFVYFGGGTPSFLSPKQLTKLADRLREHITWDGAEEVTFECEPGTLSETKVKTLREQLGVTRLSLGIENFSDKLLEENGRAHLSKQVFSAWEWIEAAQFPNVNIDLISGMVGETWENWKDNIRRTIDMSPESVTIYQMELPFNTVYSADILGNKIQSPVADWQTKRDWVSYAFDEMTSAGYKVSSAYTLVKDTGKVNFSYRDNLWRGADLLATGIASFGHAAGAHYQNLPHMEQYLGAIEGGELPLGRGFVPTEHQALIREMILLLKRGFLEREYFQSKFGVDIVENWKSVWEGYVEEGLAEIHPDEVKLTREGLLRVDSMLPAFFEPEHQNVRYT; encoded by the coding sequence ATGACGACTGCATCGACCCAGGACGAGTCTCGCGAAAAACAGCCCGAAGGCAGCAAGACTGAAGTCGGTAGTTACTTCATCAGTAATTATCCGCCCTACAGTCAGTGGAAGGCGGATTCGCTCGATGAAGTGAAGCAGCGGATGGCTTCTGCGCCGACCAGCGAAAATCCGCTGGGGTTGTACCTGCACATCCCGTTCTGTCGGAAACGCTGCAAGTTTTGTTACTTCAAAGTCTTCACTGACGTCAAAGCACAAGAAGTCCAGCGCTATGTCGACGCGTTGTGCAATGAAATTTCGATGGTCAGTCAGTTGCCAGTGATGGGCGATCGACCGTTCCGCTTCGTTTATTTCGGCGGAGGGACACCCAGTTTTCTGTCCCCGAAACAATTGACGAAACTGGCCGATCGATTGCGTGAGCACATCACTTGGGATGGTGCCGAAGAAGTCACGTTTGAGTGTGAACCGGGCACGCTGAGTGAGACCAAGGTCAAAACGTTGCGAGAGCAGTTGGGCGTGACCCGATTGAGTTTGGGAATCGAAAACTTCTCTGATAAGTTGCTTGAAGAGAACGGTCGAGCACACCTTTCCAAACAAGTTTTCTCGGCCTGGGAATGGATCGAAGCAGCTCAGTTCCCCAACGTGAACATCGACCTGATCTCGGGAATGGTCGGAGAAACCTGGGAAAACTGGAAAGACAACATCCGGCGAACAATCGACATGTCACCGGAGAGTGTGACGATCTACCAAATGGAATTGCCCTTCAACACGGTTTATAGCGCCGACATCTTGGGCAACAAAATTCAAAGTCCTGTTGCGGATTGGCAGACCAAGCGTGACTGGGTCAGCTATGCCTTCGACGAAATGACATCGGCGGGCTACAAAGTCAGCAGTGCCTACACGTTGGTCAAAGATACGGGGAAGGTGAACTTCTCTTACCGCGATAACCTCTGGCGAGGAGCGGATTTATTGGCAACAGGAATCGCGAGTTTCGGCCACGCCGCAGGAGCTCACTACCAGAACTTGCCGCACATGGAGCAGTACCTCGGTGCGATTGAAGGTGGAGAGCTGCCTTTGGGACGTGGGTTTGTACCGACCGAGCATCAAGCGTTGATCCGCGAGATGATCTTGTTGCTCAAACGTGGGTTCCTCGAACGCGAATATTTCCAGTCAAAGTTCGGCGTTGATATCGTCGAAAATTGGAAATCGGTTTGGGAAGGCTACGTTGAAGAAGGGTTGGCGGAGATCCATCCAGATGAGGTGAAGTTGACTCGCGAAGGGTTGTTGCGAGTGGATTCGATGCTCCCTGCGTTCTTCGAACCTGAACACCAGAACGTTCGCTACACATGA
- a CDS encoding RluA family pseudouridine synthase: MSEVDVIYEDNHLLVVNKPTKLATMGAAGQPTLHSLGCDYIRRTCNKPGKVYLGIVSRLDSMTSGVIVLARTSKAASRLTPQFANHSGDGARKTYLAAVSGRVEQQQGELVDDVYKDETAHRMRVAHHARADAKEARLEFHLMGYHNDSTLLRVTPLTGRKHQIRLQWSEAGFPILGDQKYGSERVWPNGIALHSWRLSIIHPTTKDRMAFEAPIPEAWKNRLGSSLFT; encoded by the coding sequence ATGAGCGAAGTCGACGTCATCTACGAAGACAACCATTTGCTCGTGGTAAACAAACCGACCAAGTTAGCGACGATGGGAGCTGCTGGGCAGCCGACTTTGCATTCGCTCGGTTGTGATTACATCCGGCGGACGTGCAACAAACCGGGGAAGGTTTACTTGGGCATCGTCAGTCGATTGGATTCGATGACATCAGGAGTCATCGTGTTGGCTCGGACGAGCAAGGCAGCGAGCAGGCTGACGCCTCAGTTCGCCAATCATTCGGGTGATGGAGCCCGGAAAACATATCTTGCCGCAGTATCAGGTCGAGTCGAGCAGCAGCAAGGTGAGTTGGTTGACGACGTCTACAAAGATGAGACTGCCCACCGGATGCGAGTGGCTCATCATGCAAGAGCAGATGCAAAAGAAGCTCGTTTGGAGTTTCATTTGATGGGATATCACAACGACTCAACGCTACTGAGGGTGACGCCGCTCACGGGTCGGAAGCACCAGATTCGCCTGCAATGGTCGGAGGCTGGCTTTCCTATTCTGGGAGACCAAAAGTACGGGAGTGAGCGAGTTTGGCCGAACGGCATCGCGCTCCATAGTTGGCGGCTCTCAATCATTCATCCAACGACGAAAGATCGCATGGCATTTGAGGCTCCCATTCCGGAGGCTTGGAAGAACCGGCTCGGATCGAGCTTATTCACGTAG